DNA sequence from the Methylomonas albis genome:
CCAGTAACGATCGAGGTATTGGTGGTAATCGCTAAAGGTTAAGGTTTTTAACAAAGTGTCTTTACGGTCATAAAACTCGATTTTGCGTGGTTGGTAAATAGTTTTGTCGACCCATTCAATTTGCTTGGCATAGCCGGAGTATTCATAGGCAGGCGTGTTTTCAACCACAAAACAGTCATTACCATCTAATACTTCATCACGTAGGTATTTATATTTATATTTGTCGATCTCCCATGAAGCAATATCTTCAAAGGCAAATTCGCTACCGACAAAAGGGCCGGATTTATTCACGGAAGAAATCCGTTTGACCCGTTTTAATTCTGGTAAAAATAGCCATTGGTCGTCAGGTTTCAGTCCATGCGAAAAAGTTAGCACCGCCGTACCATTCACATCCGCGGGTTTATGGAAAATACCTAAGTCCTTGTCGCCATCTCCAGGGACTTCCAAGGTTTTAGTGGCAAATTCACGGGTGCTTTCTTCGCCCTGTGCATTACGCAGGGTAAATAGGGCGTCATTTGAACTATCGCCGAAACCTGAATCGCGTTTATCGGTTTCTTGGGCGATAGCCAGACCTTTTTCCTCAGGGGTTTCGGCGTGTAGCGCTGGCATTGCCAAAGCCAATAATAAGGCAAGAAAAGCTGATTTGTTCATTTGAATTGTCCTGGTGATAGGTTACTGAGTACGGGTCTGCTAAATAAATTGTGTATGCCTCGCTTGATGTCTTCATAAATCAATAAAATCGGCGGCAATAACAAAAACTCGGCAAATAGGCCTAAGGCGAAAATGATGGCGGTCAACAGCCCCATTTCGTAATTGATTTTAAAACTGGAAAAAATGAATAACGAAAAGCCCATAATTAACACCGCCGAAGTCACCCACAAGGCATTTCCAACAGTGGCAAAGGCATAATACAGGGCGGCTTCGGGATCCAGATTTTTGTCTTTTCGGGCATATTGGTATTTGCTGAGAAAATGTACGGTGTCATCGACCAAAATACCCAAGGTCATTGCTGCCACTACCGAAGAGGCCATACCTACTTGCCCAACCGCTAAACCCCAAACTCCAAATGCCATGCCTGCAGGTACTAGATTGGGAATCAGGCTGAGCAGACCCAAGCCCAAGGAGCGCAACACAAATATCAAAATCAGCGAGATTAAGACTATCGACATCAATTCACCGCTAATCATGCTGATGATATTACGTTGGCCAATATGCGAAAACAGCAAGGTTGAGCCAGTGCCATCGGCTTGCCTGATTAACGGGGCGTTTGCTTTCAACCAAGCTTGGGCGCGCGCTTCCAAATCAATCACTTGCTGGCTGGATAAACTGCGCAAGGTGACTGTGATGCGGGTTGCCGATTTGCTGACATTGACCCGATCGTTCAAATCCAAACCATAAGGCAATGACATTTCAAATAACAAAAGATATTGCGCGGCCAGCTCC
Encoded proteins:
- a CDS encoding outer membrane lipoprotein-sorting protein codes for the protein MALAMPALHAETPEEKGLAIAQETDKRDSGFGDSSNDALFTLRNAQGEESTREFATKTLEVPGDGDKDLGIFHKPADVNGTAVLTFSHGLKPDDQWLFLPELKRVKRISSVNKSGPFVGSEFAFEDIASWEIDKYKYKYLRDEVLDGNDCFVVENTPAYEYSGYAKQIEWVDKTIYQPRKIEFYDRKDTLLKTLTFSDYHQYLDRYWRASKLDMVNHQTGKSTTLARSNYRFRNGYKDNDFSESALKNVQ